The genome window AGAGGCAAACTCTGCTCAAAACGAAACACAGCAAACATAGCAAGTTACAAACAGGTACAGAGAAAGAAGCTTGTTCAATTTGACCCCTGGCTTGTTGTCAGAgtttttagtgtgtgtgtcattgtgtgtctgtgtgtgtctgttttggtgtgtgtgcctgtgtgtgtttgtgtggtacaTACTACCTTTCAGCATCTTGATAGCAGCGCTCATCTTGGCCCCATCCTTCTTGATCATGGCCTTGATGACCTGGCCGAAGTTGCCCTCTCCGATGACGTCCTCAAACTTGATGTCATCCCACTCCAGGATGGGGTAGGTGAGGGACTCGGCGGCAGGCTTGGGTCTCCTCGTCAGGGTCAGGGTCCCAGAGTTAAACTGCAGGATGGTCTCCTCTCCCTACGGGTTGCAATGATTCATTTCATTCATTTTGAATCAGTCAAAGTATAAAAAATTGTATATATAGAGAGGTTTCTAATAATATGTCGCTATGTATAATATAGCGTAAAAGTGGATATATAcactgtacaaaatattaagaacacgtGCTTTCCACAGTATAATGGCCGGGTGAGTCCAGGTGAACTATATGATCCCTTAtagatgtcacctgttaaatccactccaatcagtgtagatgaatgggaggagacaggttaaataaggatttacaagccttgaaacaattgagaaatggattgtgtatgtgtgccattcgagggtgaatgggcaagagaaAAGATTTGaagtgcttttgaacggggtattggtagtaggtgccagacacactggtttgagtgtcaagaacctcaacactgctgggttttcacactcaacagtttcctgtgtgcatcaagaatggtccaccacccaaaggacttcCAGCCAACCTGACACAACTTTGGAAAGCAATGGAGTAAACAttgtccagcatccctgtggtatGCTTTTGACACTTTGAAGAATCCATACCCTgatgaattgagtctgttctggggacaagagggggtgcaactcaatattaggaaggtgtccttaatgtttggtacactcagtgtatatttagtGAACTAGTTAATGACTGTGGTAtgccgtgtctctctctctcactctgtctctcaccgATCCAGACTGGTAGGTGAAGTTGCGTCTGCGGTTGAGCAGGGTCTTGCGGATGCAGAAGAGGGCCAGCAGGGCCAGCAGGATGGTGACACAGGTGACAGTCACAGACCCCACTACCGCCACCACCAGCTGGTAGCCCTCGCTGCCTGGACGCCCCCCCACACCCTGGGTGGTTGGAGTGAAGTCCTGGAAGCCTGaaaggggaggagtggtagaggaggaggaggaggagatgaggaggagaggaggagaagaggaggagaggaggagatgaggaggaggggaggaggagatgaggaggggaggaggaggagatgaggaggagaggaggagaagaggaggagaggaggagaagaggaggggaggaggaggagatgaggaggggaggaggaggagatgaggagggcaggaggaggagatgaggaggagaggaggagatgaggaggaggggaggaggagatgaggaggggaggaggagatgaggaggagaggaggagatgaggaggggcggaggaggagatgaggaggagatgaggaggggaggaggaggggggatgaggaggggaggaggggaggaggagatgaggaggagaggaggagatgaggaggggaggaggtgatgaggagggcaggaggaggagatgaagaggagaggaggaggggaggaggaggagatgaggaggggaggaggaggagatgaggaggagaggacgagatgaggaggggaggaggagatgaggaggagaggagaagatgaggaggggaggaggaggagatgaggaggagatgaggagaggaggaggaggaggagatgaggaggggaggaggagatgaggagatgaggaggagatgaggagatgaggaggagagaaagaggagatgagaaggtgatgaggaggcgaggaggagatgaggaggaggggaggagatgaggaggcgATGAGGTGTGTAGTGAGAATCACCTGGGCATCTCCTATTTTTTATGTACAATAGGCTAAGTATCCTTAGTATTAGGCTaagtatctcctctctctcactcactcactcactcactcactcacactcactcactcactcactcactcaccactcactcactcactcactcactcactcactcactcactcactcactcactgttatTCATTTGGGATTACAGAGCGGCGTAATCTAACTCACCATCTCCCTGGGTCCTGGCATGGACCAACTTGCTCCACTCCCCCGGTACTTTAGAGAAGGCTCTCACTCTGAACTGGTAGAGAGTACTCCCGTTAAGTGCTGTCACGTCTTTAGCCGTCTTGTTGCCATCGTCAGTATCTACCCAGGGGTGCAGGCTGCCCTGACCCACTGGCTGGTACTCTATGATGTACTTCACTATGCCCCCGTTAGGGTCTTCAGGGGGCTGCCACTTCACCTGCACCGCAGACACAGACAGGGGCAGGGCCTGGACATTacgaggggaggagggacctgagggaggggagaggggaaaagagaggagaaaagttGTATCTTATGCTACATGGCTACATGGCTACATGGCTACATGGCTACATGGCTACATGGCTACATGGCTATTGCCCAACGCTGCACAATGTTTTCATCCTGATTTCCTTTCTTTAATCATGACACACTACGAGGGCAGGGGGAGCCACATTCACTGCTAAGCCAATAGAAAGAGCTTTTGTTAGTTACCCTGGCTGTTGATGCGGAAGTGGTAAGGCTTAGAGGCAGGCCCTAGACTGCCACAGTTGAGTAGCCTGACGACCACTGTGTAGTCTTGGTGGTACTGCAGGTTGTAGAACTTGGTGGAGAGCACATTGAGCAGGGTGGTCtcctctctcagcttctctcctGAGGGGGAGGGCCCGAAGAGCTGCACTAAGAACCCGCTGGCCGCGCCCACGGCCCCGCCATCGTTACCAGGCAACAGCCAGCGTACGGTGGCGTTGCGGCCCTCCAGCGAACTGAAGTCAATCTCCGGTCGAACCGTTGGCTCTACAGCAGCGACACAGAACACGCAGTCAGGGAGAGGTCCACCAGCCTGGGATACTTACTCATTCTACTGTTTACTTAGCCTCTGGCTTACAGACGGACAAAGAACATTCTGATCTGGTCACTTATAGGCCTCAGAATTAAAGAACCATTCTCACACAGATTCAGAACCAGTACTGTAGCTGTCCACTAGGACAAACTTCTACTAActtcaactcacacacacacacacacacacacacacacacacacacacacacacacacacacacacacacacacacacacacacacacacacacacacacacacacacacacacacacacacacacacacacacacacacacacacacacacacaccctctgcagcTTCACTGACTTTCTTCCATTACATTCCAAAAACTAAAATGGCCACTATGTTGTTTCTCACCTGGACAGTCAGTCTCCATGATGGCCTCGGGCCCCAGagatccctcccctccctccccaggacGGGTCAGCTGGACACGGACGTGGTAGCGTGTAGACGGCTTCAGATTCATCAGAGTTATAGGCTCTCTACTGTACACTGAAGAacatgaacacagagagagagagcatcagagaccaTTATCAATGTAGCATAGGGATCTAAagtgtataatgtataattaagcaacaatgtcatgttttgtcttatattgtcttgtcattttgctttcccttctgttcgttttccccctgctggtctttttaggttcgttcctttttttctctctccctccctctctctcttctctctatcgttccgttcctgctcccagctgttcctattcccctaatcaatcatctaatcttttcacacctgttccgtatcttgccctctgattagagtccctatttctccccttgtcttccgtttctgtcctgtcggatccttgtatattgttcaccgtgctgtgtctttgtctcgccctgtcgtgtcgtgtttccctcagatgctgcgtggtgagcaggtgtctgagtctgctacggtcagtgccttcccgaggcaacctacagtttatggtcgagtctccagtctgtcctcgtcactacgagtggaattgttttttatgctttgtttaccgctccgatttgtctaggagtattgcatatttcctttactggaataaagactctgttttcgccaagtcgcttttgggtcctcattcacctgcataacaaacaaGGCCTGAGCCGggcaacacggagtgcctggacacagcccttagccgtggtatattggccaatataccacaaaccccaaggtgccttattgctattagaaactggttaccaatgtaattagagcagtaaaaagacatgttttgtcatacccgtagtatacggtctgatataccacagtgATTTTTCCTGTGAAATGGATAATAACGCATGTTGCCACTTGCCAAGATATGTAGTTGTTCAGAACCACCATGACTTTACATGAGATCAAACTCCACCTGACATACCTATGATGGAGGACCAGGAGTCTCCGGTCTCCATGGGCTTGTAGAGGAGCTTGGTGGAGTCTATGGGTCCGTCTCCTCTGTAGGAATCCACAGGCATCACCACCAGTTGCTTACTCCTCTTCTCCAGCAGCTTGGGAGGGGTGTTGGGGCACGGCGGCTCTGGGGAGAGAGCGGGTGGGGGTGAGGATGTGGGTGAGACGGGTGATATGACGAGTTTCAACCAGAACATTAAAACCTTTTTATCTACCCTTTTTCTCAGTGTGTACTTAGGACAGGTTTCCCACTCAAATCAAGTCCTGCACTAAAAAGTATGTTCAAGTCCAGGACTAGGGTTCCTCTGTGTCTAGGAAAGCTGCCCTCGATGTTAAGAACCTCACACAGACTGATCTGGACCAGTAAAATACTTCTCTCTTCTGACCTTTGACAGTGAGGTTGAACTTGCGGGAGTCTTGTCCCCCATTGGTGGAGACCCTGCACTCCCATAACCCAGCATGCTCGAAGGACAGACGAGGGATCTCAAACTGGGCTGTGCTCTTATTGGAGTCCATGGTGGTGCGAGACGCCTGAGAGATGTCCAAATAGATATTGGTAAGTCTGTATGTTGAGCCaactgacattaacataaaaaaTATTTACCTATTTTCACTGTTACAAAAACACAGAATTTCCCAAATCTCACTGATAACACCATCACAGTTTGATTCCCAGTAATGGAATAATCCAATATAAAATAAACACCCTGGCCATCCCTCCATTGTCTCTACCTTGAGCACAGAACTGTCCAGTTTGCGCAGCTCAATGCTGGTGTGGCTAGGCAGGGGGTTGCCTgtggcagaacacaggatctcaGGGCTGGAGTCAAGGTTCCACTCCAGACTACTGGCCATGTCCAAGATCTGAGGGGCGCGGTCTGATGGGGGAGAAACAGATGAAGATGAGGAAGAAGATGCTTGGCAGAGGCACCAgtggtgatgatgaggaggaggaggaagtcaTGTTTACCGACCTGATTTCTCACAGTGCTGTCCTCTCCAGCCAGTGGGACACTGGCATCCACTGAAACGGTTACACACTCCCCCGTTCTTACACCCACAGCTCAGCCTGCAGTCTGCCCCGTACATGTCCCTGTGGCAGGCTGGGGGAGGGAAGACATTAGGATGGGAATGCCAAGGTGTTGGAGTTCTAATAAGTGTGTCATGAATTGCTACCTGATCTGGCTGTGCATGTTATGTACATATCTATTTTAACACATGCAGTAATGTTGATAGGTTGGTTGTACAGTACAATCAATATTTATTGGTCAATCCAAGGCTGAAAATATGCCATAACCCTAATTATAACAAATGAACTCACATCTgttgcagtggttcccaaaccatCCGCTGGCACAGGAGCATCCGTAAGGGTCAGCCAGGCAGAACCTTAGCCCTACACAGTCCAGCTCTGACCTGCACCACTCCTGACAGTTACGGCCAAACATCCCCTCTCTGCAGGCTGGAAGAGAATACATTACAAGTCCTAGATTTAGTACAGGACAGGTACAGTTACTTCAGACAGTTTGTCAATAGAATATACTTGTATTTTACACACACCACGCACGCACTTATACACacttatggacacacacacacacacactacaaattagcaattgtgtgtatgtgtcagcTTCAAGGCCACAGTTTTATTCTTTAACATAGTGCCtgtaacccccccacccctccccccatccccttctcccccccccacacacagccacactTACACCCAGACACAGCCACACTCACCTGTCTCGCAGCGCATCCCCATGAACCCTGGTGGACAGATACAGTCCCCATCACTGTCGTGGCACACCCCTCCATTGAGACACTCTGGACAGTCCTTGTCACAGTCGGCACCCCACTTCTTACTGCCACAGTCTGGGAGCGACAGCAGAGAAGCATCAGTGGCCAACCCACCCTAATACAAAAACCTCATCCATATATCAATCATCATACAGATCCTTGTAATGGTTAGCAGTAAGAGAGATGCTGCTGGGAGAGGtgtgggacgttaaacgggtgtcctgactctctgtggtcactaaagagccCATGGCACtaatcataagagtaggggtgttaacccccggtatcctggctaaattcccaatctggccctcataccatcatggccgcctaatcatccccagcttccaattggctcattcatcccccctcctctcccctactaactattccccaggtcgttgctgtaaatgacaatgtgttctcagtcaacgtaCCTGGTAAAGTAAGGGTTAAATATAAAGGTAATACAGGTGTCAATCAGACTATTAACTTAGTACTACTCATTAACTATAATCAGACTATTAACTTAGTACTACTCATTAACCATAATCAGACTATTAACTTAGTACTACTCATTAACCATAATCAGACTATTAACTTAGTACTACTCATTAACCATAATCAGACTATTAACTTAGTACTACTCATTAACCATAATCAGACTATTAACTTAGTACTACTCATTAACCATAATCAGACTATTAACTTAGTACTACTCATTAACCATAATCAGACTATTAACTTAGTACTACTCATTAACCATAATCAGACTATTAACTTAGTACTATGATTAACTATAATCAGACTATTAACTTAGTACTACTCATTAACTATAATCAGACTATTAACTTAGTACTACTCATTAACCATAATCAGACTATTAACTTAGTACTATGATTAACTATAATCAGACTATTAACTTAGTACTACTCATTAACCATAATCAGACTATTAACTTAGTACTACTCATTAACCATAATCAGACTATTAACTTAGTACTATGATTAACTATAATCAGACTATTAACTTAGTACTACTCATTAACTATAATCAGACTATTAACTTAGTACTACCAATGTCCAACCAAAAACGTTTCAGAGAAGAAATAACTAAATGTATTGTCAGGCTTTTATATCCAGATCAATCCCAGTAGCGATGGGAAGTTCATCTTATTTTACTGACTCTAATCTTTTTCGCTCGTTCAGTCAACATAACAAATCTTTCAACTCTTTTTATTTGAGTCAGTAATGCCCAGAACACCAGGAACCCCTACTGGTGAACGATGAACTGAAAACTCAAGAGTCATGATTCTACAAGCCTCTCATATGTAGTTCACCATATGGGGCTTATTGGAGCTGTCATTTGCGACTGAAACTTGTTAAATTTGTTGATTGCTAGGCATACAAATAAGATCATGTTTTGCTACATTCGATGTGAAGTTGTGGCCGCAACCAGACTAGATTGTGAACGATTTATGGCAGAATGCATTGCTTGACTGTTGTGAGGGTGATAAGCCCAATGTCGTTCGTAAACTGCAGCCCCCAAACGATTTGCTCTCGAGTTGGAGATTGTTGAGTAGAGGCTGTGTATGTTTTGGTTCTACAAAGCTGTGTCCATCATCACATTCAATAATCAATGAACTGCAGTCATTCTTACACCATCTTACACTGAGCAGGAAGAGACTGTATTAATACTGCTGTGGGACTCATTGCGGCCAGCACTAGCCAGTCAAACGAACTACTACAATGAACGAGTCAatttgcgtatgtgtgtgtgtgtgtgtgtgtgtgtgtgtgtgtgtgtgtgtgtgtgtgtgtgtgtgtgtgtgtgtgtgtgtgtgtgtgtgtgtgtgtgtgtgtgtgtgtgtgtgtgtgtgtgtgtgtgtgtgtgtgtgtgtgtgtgtgtgtgtgtgtgtgtgtgtgtgtgtgtgtgtctttgtgcgtgtgtgtttaatatgaacACCCTTTCTCTACCTCTGACAATCAGCCTCATCCAGGCTCCATTGATGGGACTGTCTCCCACGAAGCTGGCACTGTAGATGCCCTCGTTGGCACGAGCCACGTTCTCAAGGGTTACTACAGTCGTACTGTTGGACACATCACCCCAGTGGGTCATGTAGAAATAGTTTCCTGGTATAGAACACAGTATGAGTCAGTACATAGGACAAGATCTCATTAACATCATTAATCAATTAATCAAGCAATTGGCTATATTGCCATGTCATTTTCTCATTTAGATGAATCTACCCCCCCCCCATgccatcgctccctccctccctccctccataactCACCATTGTACTTCCAGGTGACATCTCTCCTCTGGGAGCTGAGGACctgcatggccaggtggactgtgtCCCCTTTGTTAGTCGTCACTGTGAGGTGGACTGGGACAAAAAGACCTGGAAGGAGCAATACAGAagatgtgttttctctctctctctctctctctctctctctctctctctctctctctctctctctctctctctctctctctctctctctctctctctctctctctctctctctctctctctccctctctcctccctccctccctccctccctccctccctctctccctctctccatctctctccctctctctctctctctctctctccctctctctctcacacatactctCATTCTTTCGCTGAGAGCCTCTTCCTTACCTTTGCTGTAGTTGTTGATGAGAGTGACTGTGATCAGGTTTCTAGTAGGACTAGTTCCCTTTGATGCATGACAATAGAAGATGCCCGTCTGGTCCACTATACTAACAAACTCGTTGGCCACCACCTCCTTGGTCTTGGGCCTCGTGACGCTGTAttgggatggggaggggaggatgagaatgCTGTTGTCCTTCTTGATGTCCAGGTCTAACTCTGCTGCGTCCCGCTCCCCTATGAGGCAAGATATGGAGAAGCGCTGAGGGGTGGAGGCCACGGCGTTGGAGATCATCGTCAGGTCTGTAACCGCACCTGTAAGGACGAGATGGCATCGCTCACATGATACAGTAATCTACACTATTTTGAGATAAAACAACAAAGGGAAGCTACTGTAGTAATCTACTGATGTTATAAAAATCAGTTCATTAATTCTAACCCAAACCAACAGACATTAGGCCAGGGCTATTTCaatcttaccctacgaggtccgggcTATTGCTGGTGTTCTGTTCTAGATTATTAAGAATTGTGGAAAAAAGCaatggaactggcttcgaggtccagattAGAATTTGAGGGCCTGAGGGCATAACGCTACACCCTGGGGACATTTTTCAGTTACGAACTGACCTAGAATCAGGGCCCCCAACATAAATCATTAGGAGCCAAATAAGAAAACACATATATGGTGGCACAGAAATGGTGCAACATAAATCCGACCACATTCCTGTTCTGTGGCATTTGAGCCCTGATCCACGGAACAATAGAAGGAAACAGGGATGAGCTCCTGCTCCCTCAGGAGGATGCATTCTGCACTCCCCTTGAACTTTTATAGTAGCCCATAACTTGTTGTGTCAAATCAATTCTGATGTTCAGAAATCTAAATTACAGTTAGTTGCCTTGCATAACCTACGTTATAGCCTTCTTTATGGGGCTCAAACATTCAGTGGTAATGATTACAACATCTAATAAGCACCTTGAGTAACGTAGCTTATACCTATTTCAGATAGAATGTGTAGTATTTTACCTGTAAAAAAAATACCAGGCAATGTTTATATGGGCCCCTTTCAAAAAGAACCTTATTCTTGCATGTATACATACCGCTTTTATACATATCAGTGGGTAACTGGTCAAttaggaagagaagagggatggggGGGATGTTGTTAAACCTTGGGGGCTGTTTGTATTTCAAACAGGGAGGTCTtaacctagtggttaagagtgttgggccagtaactgagaggttgctggttcaaatccctgacccGACTAGGTGAAAACACTGACACTGTGCCCTTGATCAGGGCACTTAACTGTAATTGGCTAAATTAATCAAATGTAAAAATGAAAGCCGGAAAAAAATCATGAAAAAATATCCCAAAGCTCCACCTGTGTCAAGGTCAAGCCACGCGTTGTGTAAGAGCTATTGAAGACCGAGATCCGAAAtcgtaatatatacagtatacagttgaagtcagaagtttacatacacttaggttggaactCGTTTTTcacccactccacaaatttcttcttaacaaactatagttttggcaagtaggttaggatatctactttgtgtatgacacaagtaatttttccaacaattgtttacagacatattatttcacttataattcactgtatcacaattccagtgggtcagacgtgtacatacactaaattggcTGTGTctttaaactgcttggaaaatatcatgtcatggctttagaagcttctgataggctaattgacatcatttgagcaattggaggtgtacctgtggatgtatttcaaggccaaccttcaaactcagtgcctcagcttgacatcatgggaaaatctaaagaaatcagccaagacctcagaaaaaaagtgcagacctctacaagtctggttcatccttgggagcaatttccaaattcctgaaggtaacacgttcatctgtacaaacaatagtaggcaagtataaacaccatgggaccacacagccgtcataacCCTCAGGAAGGagtcgcattctgtctcctagagatgaactttggtgcgaaaagtgcaaatcaaacccAGGGACCCTTTGAAGGGAcccctgtgaagatgctgaactggtacaaaagtatctatatccacagtaaaacaagtcctatatcgacataacctaaaaggctgctcagcaaggaagaagccactgctccaaaactaccataaaaaagacagactacggtttgcaactgcacatggggacaaagatcgtactttttggagaaatgtcctctggtctgatgaaacaaaaatataactgtttggccataatgaccatcattgcgtttggaggaaaaagggggaggcttgcaagccgaagaacaccatcccaaccgtgaagcacggggttggcagcatcatgttgtgtgggtgctttgctgcaggagggacgggtgcacttcacaaaatagatggcttcatgaggaaggaaaattatgtggatatattgaagcaacatctcaagacatcagtcaggaagttaaagcttggtccaaatgggtcttccaaatggacaatgaccccaagcatacttccaacaaagtcaaggtattggagtggccatcacaaagccctgacctcatcctatagaaaatttgtgggcagcactgaaaaagcatgttaaagcaaggaggcctacaaacctgactcagtcacgccagctctgtcaggaggaatgggccaaaattcaccgaacttattgtggaaacttatggaaggctacctgaaacggttgacccaagttaaaccatttaaaagcaatgctaccaaatactaattgagtgtatgtaaacttctgacccacagggaatgtgatgaaagaaataaaagaaataaaagctgaaataaatcattctctctactattattccaacatttcacattcttaaaataaagtggtgatcctgactgacctaaaacagggaatatttactcggattaaatgtcaggaattgtgaaaaactgagtttaaatgtatttggctaaggtgtatgtaaacttctgacaactgtatatatatgttttatggATTATTCATCCACCCCTGTTTCAGAATATACCATCTTCATAGTCATGGCATGCTTGGTTCAATAGCTATTGATAAGAGAATATCCACTGAATATCCCGTATGAAACCAATTTTACCTTGGTCAAAAAACAAGCAGGCATTATACATTTGTGTGATCTTTGACTGTGTGTGAACGGGGTATTACTGTGTTTTTAGGATACAATTTATTTAGGGTTCAAAATTGAATGGATCGGAATAAGCTTGTCCCCTCCACTTACCTGACACAGGTATGAGGCACAACAAGTACAAGATATCAATCATAATTGTAATCCTCAAAACCGCAAATCACAAATGAGCAGTGGCTTCTCCAATCCAATTCTTCGGTTAAAAGCGGACACTTCTACATTCCTAGCGGCGGTCCCCAGCGTGCCAAAGAACCGCGCGTGTTTTTGCGCATTTCCATCAATTCCGGTAACTGTTTTTAACAGT of Oncorhynchus gorbuscha isolate QuinsamMale2020 ecotype Even-year linkage group LG15, OgorEven_v1.0, whole genome shotgun sequence contains these proteins:
- the LOC123997102 gene encoding tyrosine-protein kinase receptor Tie-1-like isoform X5, coding for MIDILYLLCLIPVSGAVTDLTMISNAVASTPQRFSISCLIGERDAAELDLDIKKDNSILILPSPSQYSVTRPKTKEVVANEFVSIVDQTGIFYCHASKGTSPTRNLITVTLINNYSKGLFVPVHLTVTTNKGDTVHLAMQVLSSQRRDVTWKYNGNYFYMTHWGDVSNSTTVVTLENVARANEGIYSASFVGDSPINGAWMRLIVRDCGSKKWGADCDKDCPECLNGGVCHDSDGDCICPPGFMGMRCETACREGMFGRNCQEWCRSELDCVGLRFCLADPYGCSCASGWFGNHCNRSCHRDMYGADCRLSCGCKNGGVCNRFSGCQCPTGWRGQHCEKSDRAPQILDMASSLEWNLDSSPEILCSATGNPLPSHTSIELRKLDSSVLKASRTTMDSNKSTAQFEIPRLSFEHAGLWECRVSTNGGQDSRKFNLTVKEPPCPNTPPKLLEKRSKQLVVMPVDSYRGDGPIDSTKLLYKPMETGDSWSSIIVYSREPITLMNLKPSTRYHVRVQLTRPGEGGEGSLGPEAIMETDCPEPTVRPEIDFSSLEGRNATVRWLLPGNDGGAVGAASGFLVQLFGPSPSGEKLREETTLLNVLSTKFYNLQYHQDYTVVVRLLNCGSLGPASKPYHFRINSQGPSSPRNVQALPLSVSAVQVKWQPPEDPNGGIVKYIIEYQPVGQGSLHPWVDTDDGNKTAKDVTALNGSTLYQFRVRAFSKVPGEWSKLVHARTQGDGFQDFTPTTQGVGGRPGSEGYQLVVAVVGSVTVTCVTILLALLALFCIRKTLLNRRRNFTYQSGSGEETILQFNSGTLTLTRRPKPAAESLTYPILEWDDIKFEDVIGEGNFGQVIKAMIKKDGAKMSAAIKMLKEFASENDHRDFAGELEVLCKLGQHPNIINLIGACENRGYLYIAIEYAPYGNLLDFLRKSRVLETDPAFAKEHGTASTLTSQQLLQFAVDVATGMHYLSDKQFIHRDLAARNVLVGDNLVAKIADFGLSRGEEVYVKKTMGRLPVRWMAIESLNYSVYTTKSDVWSFGVLLWEIVSLGGTPYCGMTCAELYEKLPQSYRMEQPRNCDDEVYELMRQCWRDRPYERPPFSQISVQLNRMQEARKAYVNMALFENFTYAGIDATAEEA
- the LOC123997102 gene encoding tyrosine-protein kinase receptor Tie-1-like isoform X6; translation: MISNAVASTPQRFSISCLIGERDAAELDLDIKKDNSILILPSPSQYSVTRPKTKEVVANEFVSIVDQTGIFYCHASKGTSPTRNLITVTLINNYSKGLFVPVHLTVTTNKGDTVHLAMQVLSSQRRDVTWKYNGNYFYMTHWGDVSNSTTVVTLENVARANEGIYSASFVGDSPINGAWMRLIVRDCGSKKWGADCDKDCPECLNGGVCHDSDGDCICPPGFMGMRCETACREGMFGRNCQEWCRSELDCVGLRFCLADPYGCSCASGWFGNHCNRSCHRDMYGADCRLSCGCKNGGVCNRFSGCQCPTGWRGQHCEKSDRAPQILDMASSLEWNLDSSPEILCSATGNPLPSHTSIELRKLDSSVLKASRTTMDSNKSTAQFEIPRLSFEHAGLWECRVSTNGGQDSRKFNLTVKEPPCPNTPPKLLEKRSKQLVVMPVDSYRGDGPIDSTKLLYKPMETGDSWSSIIVYSREPITLMNLKPSTRYHVRVQLTRPGEGGEGSLGPEAIMETDCPEPTVRPEIDFSSLEGRNATVRWLLPGNDGGAVGAASGFLVQLFGPSPSGEKLREETTLLNVLSTKFYNLQYHQDYTVVVRLLNCGSLGPASKPYHFRINSQGPSSPRNVQALPLSVSAVQVKWQPPEDPNGGIVKYIIEYQPVGQGSLHPWVDTDDGNKTAKDVTALNGSTLYQFRVRAFSKVPGEWSKLVHARTQGDGFQDFTPTTQGVGGRPGSEGYQLVVAVVGSVTVTCVTILLALLALFCIRKTLLNRRRNFTYQSGSVRDRGEETILQFNSGTLTLTRRPKPAAESLTYPILEWDDIKFEDVIGEGNFGQVIKAMIKKDGAKMSAAIKMLKAEFASENDHRDFAGELEVLCKLGQHPNIINLIGACENRGYLYIAIEYAPYGNLLDFLRKSRVLETDPAFAKEHGTASTLTSQQLLQFAVDVATGMHYLSDKQFIHRDLAARNVLVGDNLVAKIADFGLSRGEEVYVKKTMGRLPVRWMAIESLNYSVYTTKSDVWSFGVLLWEIVSLGGTPYCGMTCAELYEKLPQSYRMEQPRNCDDEVYELMRQCWRDRPYERPPFSQISVQLNRMQEARKAYVNMALFENFTYAGIDATAEEA